A stretch of the Aphis gossypii isolate Hap1 chromosome 2, ASM2018417v2, whole genome shotgun sequence genome encodes the following:
- the LOC126549871 gene encoding zinc finger MYM-type protein 1-like, which yields MDKWLIKKSVKDVDQPYNSSSTSVLKVDSNNDDCKKQVEHSKSRTFQEKWIQLYPWLLYDPVKEKAFCSICKTANINKINLPVFSVTDQNSKNAFVVEGFSGWNKALQRFKSHEAGNFHRASISSVGAQKKGTNICSSLSVSKTKEMKEARSALLKIISSLLYLSRQGLAIRGHVDINSNIQQLLILRAEDVPELKSWLLRTKYKWLSHDIQNEILSLLSKEVQFNLISEIKNAFCYSLILDETRDISNREQVSVCFRIVDNNLNISEHFLGFFETPFTDAQTLFNLVINVLSQFDINISKFRGQCYDGASNVSGHISGLQKRIIDVEPRAIFVHCTAHTLNLVVQDTMQNINKIRDFLAILRSMISFVKDSPKRQAIFNNLQAEQSIIGPSNNVSLRPFCPTRWCVRIVSLKSIDSNYNLLRTFLDELAMEKNEIGAKRIEVLNSELQKKSLHFQDARLKIRAIIMSIEEIRKSGFDQLCEAIINKSEELGLGEVKLPKQRKTPKRLIEGGQEHYFMTAKEQYKALFFECVDMTISALHNRFQNDVIERLAKVENFIVDHKKINSSVIVEYYGSDFDGTKLELHRNIMLDVAKAKNFNISSVSDAIDFLKKELYLQDLVPEVIKLIKIMLTVPVSSCTAERTFSALRRLKT from the exons atGGATAAgtggttaataaaaaaatcagttaaaGATGTAGATCAACCTTACAATTCTAGTTCTACTTCTGTCTTAAAAGTTGATTCAAATAATGATGATTGTAAAAAGCAAGTTGAACATAGTAAATCGAGGACATTTCAGGAAAAATGGATACAATTATATCCATGGTTGTTATATGATCCCGTGAAAGAAAAAGCATTCTGTTCAATTTGTAAAACtgctaatataaacaaaattaatcttCCTGTTTTTTCTGTCACTgatcaaaattctaaaaacgCATTTGTAGTTGAAGGATTTTCTGGATGGAATAAAGCACTACAAAGGTTCAAATCTCACGAAG ctgGTAATTTTCATCGAGCTTCAATTTCATCGGTTGGGGCACAAAAGAAAGGAACTAACATATGTTCTTCTTTGAGTGTTTCAAAAACTAAAGAAATGAAAGAAGCTAGATCTGctcttctaaaaattatttcatctcTTCTATATTTATCGAGACAAGGTTTAGCGATTCGTGGCCACGTTGATATAAACTCGAACATACaacaattacttattttacgtGCAGAAGACGTTCCCGAATTAAAAAGTTGGCTTTTAAGAACCAAATATAAATGGTTATCTCATGatattcaaaatgaaatattatctcTTTTATCTAAAGAAGTTCAATTCAATCttatttctgaaataaaaaatgcattttgttattcattaatattggaCGAAACACGAGATATTTCCAATAGAGAACAAGTATCTGTGTGCTTTCGCATCGtagacaataatttaaatatatcagaaCATTTCTTAGGATTTTTTGAAACTCCTTTTACTGACGCACAGAcgttatttaatttggtaataaatgttttatcacAATTTGACATTAATATTTCCAAATTTCGTGGACAATGCTATGACGGAGCATCTAATGTTAGTGGACATATCAGTGGTTTACAAAAAAGAATAATCGACGTCGAACCTAGAGCCATTTTTGTACATTGTACTGCCCATACCTTAAATCTTGTAGTGCAAGATACAATgcagaatattaataaaattcgaGATTTTTTAGCGATTTTACGTTCAATGATATCATTTGTCAAAGATTCACCTAAACGACaggcaatatttaataatttacaagctGAACAAAGTATAATTGGTCCTTCAAATAATGTTTCGTTGAGGCCTTTTTGTCCTACAAGATGGTGCGTTAGAAttgtttcattaaaatcaatagattcaaattataatttacttcgTACATTTCTTGATGAGCTGGCtatggaaaaaaatgaaataggcGCTAAG agaatagaagttttaaattcagaACTGCAAAAAAAATCTTTGCATTTTCAAGATGCAAGATTAAAAATTCGAGCTATCATAATGTCTATAGAAGAAATACGAAAATCCGGTTTTGACCAATTATGTGaagctataattaataaatctgaAGAGCTAGGATTAGGTGAAGTCAAGCTACCTAAACAAAGAAAAACACCAAAACGTTTAATCGAAGGGGGGCAAGAACATTACTTTATGACGGCTAAAGAGCAATataaagcattattttttgaatgtgTTGATATGACAATATCTGCTCTGCATAACAGATTTCAAAATGACGTCATTGAACGTCTTGCTAAAGTGGAAAACTTTATAGtagatcataaaaaaattaattcatctgTTATAGTTGAATACTATGGCTCTGATTTCGACGGGACAAAATTAGAACTACatcgaaatattatgttagatgTTGCTAaagcaaaaaattttaatatatcatcgGTGTCAGACGcaattgattttttgaaaaaagagTTATACTTACAAGATTTGGTACCagaagtaattaaattaattaaaatcatgttAACTGTACCAGTTTCATCGTGTACAGCTGAGCGTACTTTTTCTGCCCTTCGGCGTTTGAAAACATAG